GGTCTCCGCCGCGGCCGCCGACGGCGTCGGTGACGCCCTCGTCGAAGTAGCGCAGCGGCAGCGCCCGGGACAGGCCCTGCAGCCAGCCCGGCATCAGGTCGATCGGGTAGAACGCGCCGGACAGGAAGGCCATCGGCACCATCACGCAGTTGGCGATCGCGGCCACCGCCTCGGAGGTGTTGGCGAGGGTGCCGACCACCAGGCCGAGGGCGGCGAACGCGGTGATCCCGAACAGCAGCACGGGCAGGGCGAGCGGCCAGGAGCCGGACAGGTGCAGGCCGAAGGCGGCCACGGCGACCACGGTGAACAGCAGCGCCTGCACCACTCCGGTGCCGAGCGCCACGGCGTAGCGTGCGCCGAGCACGGTGGGCAGCGGGGTGGGGGTGCGCCAGATCAGTCGCAGCAGGTCGTCGCGGCGCCAGTGCATCAGGGTGAAGGCGACGCCGAACAGGGCGGCGTTGCCGATGCCCCAGGAGAGCACGCCGGGGGCGATGTAGTTGATGTACGACAGGCCGCCGTCGACGGACTGTCCTTGGAACAGCGCCCCGAAGACGATCAGGAAGAGCAGCGGGAACGCGAAGGTGAAGATCACCGAGGTGCGGTCGCGCAGGTAGGCCAGGTAGCTGGCCCTGGTCACGGCGGTGTAGGCGTTCACGGTCGGCGCTCCGTTGCGGTGGGTCCGGGGTGGCCGTTCACGAGCGGGTCCCGGACGCGGTGAGTTCGAGGTAGGCGTCCTCGAGAGTGGCCGTGCGGGTGGTGATCTCCTCCAGGTCGACCAGGTC
The DNA window shown above is from Streptomyces sp. TLI_171 and carries:
- a CDS encoding ABC transporter permease translates to MNAYTAVTRASYLAYLRDRTSVIFTFAFPLLFLIVFGALFQGQSVDGGLSYINYIAPGVLSWGIGNAALFGVAFTLMHWRRDDLLRLIWRTPTPLPTVLGARYAVALGTGVVQALLFTVVAVAAFGLHLSGSWPLALPVLLFGITAFAALGLVVGTLANTSEAVAAIANCVMVPMAFLSGAFYPIDLMPGWLQGLSRALPLRYFDEGVTDAVGGRGGDLLPFLDCAALAGFTVVLALIAARTFRWSNRN